GGCCGCTATGCCGAGCTGTTCGAGCTGCAGGCGGCCGGTTACCGCTGAGAACGCCTCTCGTTCCGCCTAATGAGAACCCGTCTCATTTGAGATAGAATCACCCCCGACGACTTCCGATAGATACGCCCATGTCCTCCGCTTTTGGCGCCGAAACGGTGCTTGAGGTCCGTCACTGGACCGACGCCTACTTCAGCTTCACTCTCACCCGCGACAGCGGTTTCCGCTTCGAGAACGGCCAGTTCGTGATGATCGGCCTGGAAACCGAGGCCCGGCCGCTGCTGCGCGCGTACTCCATCGCCAGCGCCAACTGGGAAGAGCACCTGGAGTTCTTCAGCATCAAGGTGCAGGACGGCCCGCTGACCTCGCGCCTGCAGCACATCAAGCCGGGTGACAAGGTGCTGGTCGGCAAGAAGCCTACCGGCACCCTGCTGATCAGCGACCTGCACCCGGGCAAGAACCTGTACCTGCTGGGCACGGGCACCGGCATGGCGCCGTGGCTGTCGGTCATCAAGGACCCGGAAACCTACGAGCGCTTCGAGAAGGTGATCCTCTGCCACGGCGTGCGCTACGAAAAGGACCTGGCCTACCGCGATTACTTCGAGAAGGAACTGCGTGAGCACGAATTCCTGGGCGAGATGATCGGCGACAAGCTGCTGTACTACCCGGCCGTCACCCGCGAGCCGTTCGCCAACCAGGGCCGCCTGACCTCGCTGATGGAAAGCGGCGAGATGCAGCGCACGCTCGGCCTGCCGGAGCTGAGCCCGGAAAACGACCGCGCGATGATCTGCGGCAGCCCGCAGATGCTGGCCGACCTGCGCAGCGTGCTCGATGCCCGTGGTTTCCAGGTTTCGCCGCGCATCGGCCAGCCGGGCCATTACGTGTTCGAGCGCGCGTTCGTCGAGAAATAAGCCGTTGCACCTGTAGAGCCGAGCCTACGCTCGGCTCGTGCGCACAGCGCGCCCTCAATGTCAGTCGGAAAAGCAGCCGAGCATGGGCTCGGCTCTACAGCAGCGCTTCAATCGCGCCGCGCAGCTGCTCCGGCCGGGTGGTGGGTGCAAAGCGATCCACCACGTTGCCCTGGCGGTCGACCAGGAACTTGCTGAAATTCCACTTGATGCGGGCACTGCCGAGCAGGCCACGCTTCTCGCGCGCGAGCCACGCCCACAGCGGGTCGGCACCCTCGCCGTTGACCTCGATCTTCTCCGACAGCGGAAAGCTGACCGGGTAATCCAGCGAACAGAACTGGCGGATCTGCGCTGCATCACCCGGCTCCTGCGCGCCGAACTGGTTGCACGGGAAGCCGATCACCACCAGGCCGCGTTCGCGGTACTCCTGCCATAGCTGCTCCAGCCCGGTGTATTGAGGGGTGAAGCCGCAACGGCTGGCGACGTTCACCAGCAACATCGGCTGGCCCTGGTACCGGGCCAGCGCCTGCGGCTGGCCGTCGAGGGCACGGAAGCTGAAATCGTAGGCGGTGGTCATGATGGCGGGCAGTGGGCGGTGAATGCATGGTACCCGCGCCCGGCCCCGGCAACATGCCTTTTGACACAAGTGCGGGCGCCACCGGCCGGGTTACCCTCGGGCCCTTGTTTGCCTTACCGGAGCTTCTACCTTGACCACTCGACTTGCCCTTGCCGTGGCCATGTCCCTCGGCCTTGCCCTGCCCGCCTTCTCGGCCGGCGCCGCCACCCCGGCCGCCAGCACCACTGCCCAGCAGGCCAACCCGTTCTTCGCCGAAAGCCCGCTGCCGCTGCACTTCCCGCAGTTCGACAAGATCAAGGACAGCGACTTCGCCCCGGCCTTCGACGCCGGCATGGCGCAGCAGCTGAAGGAAGTGGAGGCGATTGCCAACAACAAGGCCAAGCCGACCTTCGACAACACCATCATCGCCCTGGAAAAGAGCGGTGACATCCTCGACCGTGCGACCACCGTGTTCTTCAGCCTGGTCGGCGCCGATACCAACGACACCCGCAAGAAGCTGCAGGCCGACTACTCGGCGAAGTTCGCCGCGCACAGCGATGCGATCGCGCTGAACGGCAAGCTGTTCGCCCGCATCCAGGCGCTGTACGACACCCGCAGCCAGCTGGGCCTGGACGCCGAAGGCGTGCGCCTGGTCGAGAAGTACTACGACAACTACGTGCGCGCCGGCGCCAAGCTGTCCGAGGCCGACAAGGCCACGCTGAAGGCCATGAATGCCGAGCTGGCCAACCTGGGCACCAAGTTCAGCCAGAACGTACAGTCGGAAGTGAACGCTTCGGCGATCACCGTCGACGACGTCAAGGAGCTGGACGGCCTGTCCAGGGAGCAGATCGCCGCCGCCGCCGAAGCCGCCAAGGCCCGTGGCCTGGAAGGCAAGTACGTGATCACCCTGCTCAACACCACCGGCCAGCCGCCGCTGACCAACCTGGCCAACCGCGCCCTGCGCCAGAAGATCTACGAAGCCTCGACCACCCGCGGCAGCCGCGGCGGTGAGTTCGACAACACCGCGCTGGTCTCGCGCATCATGCAGCTGCGTGCCGACAAGGCCAAGCTGATGGGCTTCCCGAACTTCGCCGCCTACAACCTGACCAACCAGACCGCCAAGTCCCCCGAAGCAGTCA
This portion of the Stenotrophomonas sp. WZN-1 genome encodes:
- a CDS encoding ferredoxin--NADP reductase — encoded protein: MSSAFGAETVLEVRHWTDAYFSFTLTRDSGFRFENGQFVMIGLETEARPLLRAYSIASANWEEHLEFFSIKVQDGPLTSRLQHIKPGDKVLVGKKPTGTLLISDLHPGKNLYLLGTGTGMAPWLSVIKDPETYERFEKVILCHGVRYEKDLAYRDYFEKELREHEFLGEMIGDKLLYYPAVTREPFANQGRLTSLMESGEMQRTLGLPELSPENDRAMICGSPQMLADLRSVLDARGFQVSPRIGQPGHYVFERAFVEK
- a CDS encoding glutathione peroxidase; amino-acid sequence: MTTAYDFSFRALDGQPQALARYQGQPMLLVNVASRCGFTPQYTGLEQLWQEYRERGLVVIGFPCNQFGAQEPGDAAQIRQFCSLDYPVSFPLSEKIEVNGEGADPLWAWLAREKRGLLGSARIKWNFSKFLVDRQGNVVDRFAPTTRPEQLRGAIEALL